Proteins encoded together in one Oceanobacillus iheyensis HTE831 window:
- a CDS encoding rhomboid family intramembrane serine protease, giving the protein MFIRNERSIKEFMSLYPVVSVLVIINITLWAINDLLQLQIGRFIEVYGIGFNAAIEAGQWWRLITPIFLHGGLMHMLFNSFSLVLFGPALEQMLGRFKFILAYLGTAITANIAIFFLQPMSYAHLGASGAIFGLFGIYVFMVMYRKDLIDQSSSQMIAVIVGIGLVMTFIRPNISILGHLFGFLSGIIYAPLLLKNVASYSPWMRRRTKFAADDDAVQFDPNRWRRKKRIPPFIRKNLLWIIIGFLVLLGILGRMGIL; this is encoded by the coding sequence TTGTTTATACGTAATGAACGAAGTATTAAAGAGTTTATGAGTCTTTATCCTGTTGTTTCTGTATTAGTCATTATTAATATAACATTATGGGCTATTAATGATTTATTGCAATTACAAATCGGCAGGTTTATTGAAGTCTATGGAATTGGATTCAATGCAGCAATTGAAGCTGGACAATGGTGGCGATTAATCACGCCGATTTTTCTTCACGGCGGATTAATGCACATGCTATTTAACTCATTTTCACTCGTATTGTTTGGACCAGCATTAGAACAAATGCTAGGAAGATTCAAATTTATTCTTGCTTATCTTGGCACTGCAATTACCGCTAATATTGCTATATTCTTCCTACAACCAATGAGTTATGCTCATTTAGGAGCTTCTGGAGCAATTTTCGGGTTATTTGGTATTTATGTATTCATGGTTATGTATCGAAAAGACTTAATCGATCAATCGAGCAGTCAAATGATAGCTGTCATTGTCGGTATTGGATTAGTAATGACATTTATAAGACCTAATATTAGTATCCTTGGTCATCTTTTTGGATTTCTTAGTGGTATTATATATGCGCCATTATTATTAAAGAATGTAGCTAGCTACTCCCCTTGGATGAGACGTAGAACAAAGTTTGCTGCAGATGATGACGCTGTACAGTTTGACCCAAATCGTTGGCGAAGAAAAAAACGAATTCCACCATTTATTCGAAAAAACCTTCTTTGGATCATCATCGGATTTTTAGTTTTATTAGGGATACTTGGAAGAATGGGGATACTATGA
- the acpS gene encoding holo-ACP synthase produces the protein MICGVGIDIIELNRMEALIERNERFIERILTENEQRKFQRLSANRKVEYIAGRFAAKEAFAKAVGTGIGKVSFKDIEIINNDYGAPNMKVKGYNDNVIHLSISHSKTYAVANVVLETRE, from the coding sequence ATGATTTGTGGAGTAGGAATTGATATCATTGAACTGAATCGAATGGAAGCGCTAATAGAAAGAAATGAGCGTTTTATAGAACGTATTTTAACAGAAAATGAACAAAGAAAGTTTCAACGTTTATCAGCCAATAGAAAAGTGGAATATATAGCGGGCCGATTTGCTGCTAAAGAGGCATTTGCTAAAGCTGTAGGTACTGGTATTGGTAAGGTAAGTTTCAAAGATATAGAAATTATTAATAATGACTATGGAGCACCAAATATGAAAGTGAAAGGATATAATGACAACGTCATTCATTTATCTATTTCACATAGTAAAACATATGCCGTTGCAAATGTTGTTTTAGAAACACGTGAATAA
- a CDS encoding bifunctional ADP-dependent NAD(P)H-hydrate dehydratase/NAD(P)H-hydrate epimerase — protein MYIVTAEEMYGIDRETMDSIGVDGKILMENAGREVSREIKKRITKKDVILVLVGGGNNGGDGFVVARTLHVEGYNVKVVQVVGDEKIKGDADYHKRLFLRCNGLIIYLDSLGDEVKYMIKDSAVVVDAMVGIGVKGKLKEPILSIAQNINESNKQVIAIDIPSGLTAEEHHSEFYAVQADTTIVIGALKQSLFLQNTASFYGDWVMASIGFPSEVIRRYTDKQWWDQEAFQSFFPKRKENSHKGMHGRGLVIGGNHLMPGSVMMTTKAAVRSGAGLTTMGTSKAVISMMASSCNESMYIPIQEQDGYLSDASEIDYSAYDAVAIGMGIGREKVTHQLIQNAITAVKGILLIDADGLYHTKEQLHVLPSRQTPTILTPHPGEFASLLDVSISEILQKPFSYSKEFAVKYGVYLVLKGKFTIITAPTGRQVVESGGNPGLAKGGGGDVLSGIILAMVMQDQPIFEAICNACYLHSASADNLVKEKHSVYDLTATDIIEGIPNALRTLTSSE, from the coding sequence GTGTATATTGTCACCGCGGAAGAAATGTACGGAATAGATAGGGAAACGATGGATAGTATCGGTGTAGACGGAAAGATACTAATGGAGAATGCAGGTAGAGAAGTAAGTAGGGAAATCAAAAAAAGAATAACGAAAAAGGATGTCATTTTAGTACTTGTTGGCGGGGGGAATAACGGAGGAGATGGATTTGTAGTAGCTCGTACTCTACATGTAGAAGGTTATAACGTAAAAGTAGTCCAAGTTGTCGGGGATGAAAAAATTAAAGGAGATGCAGATTATCATAAACGTTTGTTTCTTCGATGTAACGGATTGATAATTTATCTAGACTCGTTAGGGGACGAAGTAAAGTATATGATAAAAGATTCAGCAGTAGTTGTTGATGCAATGGTAGGAATTGGTGTGAAAGGGAAATTAAAAGAACCCATATTATCCATTGCACAAAACATCAATGAATCGAATAAACAAGTGATTGCTATCGATATCCCATCTGGACTTACAGCAGAAGAACATCACTCTGAATTTTATGCTGTACAAGCTGATACAACGATTGTGATAGGAGCCTTAAAACAGTCGTTATTTTTACAAAATACAGCTTCCTTTTATGGAGATTGGGTTATGGCTTCCATAGGTTTTCCATCTGAAGTTATTCGTCGTTATACCGATAAACAATGGTGGGACCAAGAAGCGTTTCAATCTTTTTTTCCTAAACGAAAGGAGAATTCCCATAAAGGAATGCATGGCAGAGGGCTAGTAATAGGAGGTAATCATTTAATGCCTGGATCTGTCATGATGACCACAAAGGCAGCGGTAAGATCTGGAGCTGGATTGACGACTATGGGTACTTCTAAAGCCGTGATTTCTATGATGGCTTCTAGTTGTAATGAATCCATGTATATACCCATTCAAGAACAAGACGGCTATCTATCCGATGCATCGGAGATCGATTATTCTGCATATGATGCAGTAGCAATAGGAATGGGTATTGGAAGAGAGAAGGTAACTCATCAACTTATTCAGAATGCAATTACTGCAGTAAAAGGTATACTACTTATAGATGCTGATGGACTTTATCATACAAAAGAACAATTGCATGTATTACCATCCCGTCAAACACCTACAATACTCACTCCGCATCCTGGAGAATTTGCATCTTTACTAGATGTATCCATATCGGAAATATTGCAAAAGCCATTCAGCTATAGTAAGGAGTTTGCAGTAAAGTATGGAGTATATCTAGTATTAAAAGGAAAGTTTACTATTATTACAGCTCCAACAGGCAGACAAGTTGTAGAGTCTGGAGGAAATCCTGGTCTTGCTAAAGGTGGTGGCGGAGACGTATTATCAGGAATTATCCTTGCTATGGTAATGCAAGATCAACCGATATTTGAAGCAATCTGCAATGCTTGTTATTTACATTCTGCTTCAGCAGATAATTTGGTGAAAGAAAAACACTCCGTCTATGATTTAACTGCAACTGATATAATTGAAGGAATTCCTAATGCCCTGCGTACATTAACTTCTAGTGAGTGA